One part of the Humulus lupulus chromosome 9, drHumLupu1.1, whole genome shotgun sequence genome encodes these proteins:
- the LOC133802492 gene encoding coatomer subunit epsilon-1-like isoform X3: MLSNALNVQIFIKMHMADYVERHLIVMQQIDEDHTLTQLATSWLNLAVGGSKIQEAYLIFQDFSEKYQMTSLVHNGKVVCGMHMNNFDEAETLLLEALNKPIETCTSRSHPH; this comes from the exons ATGTTGAG CAATGCATTGAATGTCCAAATATTCATCAAGATGCACATGGCAGATTATGTAGAGAGACATCTTATAGTCATGCAACAGATTGATGAGGATCACACACTAACACAACTTGCAACATCATGGCTCAATCTGGCAGTG GGTGGCTCTAAAATACAAGAAGCATATCTTATCTTTCAAGATTTCTCTGAGAAATATCAGATGACTAGTTTGGTTCATAATGGGAAAGTTGTTTGTGGCATGCACATGAATAACTTTGATGAAGCTGAAACTCTGCTGCTTGAAGCACTTAACAAG CCAATTGAAACTTGCACATCCAGATCACATCCTCATTAA
- the LOC133802492 gene encoding coatomer subunit epsilon-1-like isoform X2, whose protein sequence is MILSNALNVQIFIKMHMADYVERHLIVMQQIDEDHTLTQLATSWLNLAVGGSKIQEAYLIFQDFSEKYQMTSLVHNGKVVCGMHMNNFDEAETLLLEALNKPIETCTSRSHPH, encoded by the exons ATGATACTGAG CAATGCATTGAATGTCCAAATATTCATCAAGATGCACATGGCAGATTATGTAGAGAGACATCTTATAGTCATGCAACAGATTGATGAGGATCACACACTAACACAACTTGCAACATCATGGCTCAATCTGGCAGTG GGTGGCTCTAAAATACAAGAAGCATATCTTATCTTTCAAGATTTCTCTGAGAAATATCAGATGACTAGTTTGGTTCATAATGGGAAAGTTGTTTGTGGCATGCACATGAATAACTTTGATGAAGCTGAAACTCTGCTGCTTGAAGCACTTAACAAG CCAATTGAAACTTGCACATCCAGATCACATCCTCATTAA
- the LOC133802492 gene encoding coatomer subunit epsilon-1-like isoform X1 — protein MKALTRSCQFLEPNYCCSCFCSNALNVQIFIKMHMADYVERHLIVMQQIDEDHTLTQLATSWLNLAVGGSKIQEAYLIFQDFSEKYQMTSLVHNGKVVCGMHMNNFDEAETLLLEALNKPIETCTSRSHPH, from the exons ATGAAAGCGCTTACTAGAAGTTGTCAGTTTCTCGAGCCTAATTATTGCTGCTCCTGCTTTTGCAGCAATGCATTGAATGTCCAAATATTCATCAAGATGCACATGGCAGATTATGTAGAGAGACATCTTATAGTCATGCAACAGATTGATGAGGATCACACACTAACACAACTTGCAACATCATGGCTCAATCTGGCAGTG GGTGGCTCTAAAATACAAGAAGCATATCTTATCTTTCAAGATTTCTCTGAGAAATATCAGATGACTAGTTTGGTTCATAATGGGAAAGTTGTTTGTGGCATGCACATGAATAACTTTGATGAAGCTGAAACTCTGCTGCTTGAAGCACTTAACAAG CCAATTGAAACTTGCACATCCAGATCACATCCTCATTAA
- the LOC133802492 gene encoding coatomer subunit epsilon-1-like isoform X4: MHMADYVERHLIVMQQIDEDHTLTQLATSWLNLAVGGSKIQEAYLIFQDFSEKYQMTSLVHNGKVVCGMHMNNFDEAETLLLEALNKPIETCTSRSHPH, from the exons ATGCACATGGCAGATTATGTAGAGAGACATCTTATAGTCATGCAACAGATTGATGAGGATCACACACTAACACAACTTGCAACATCATGGCTCAATCTGGCAGTG GGTGGCTCTAAAATACAAGAAGCATATCTTATCTTTCAAGATTTCTCTGAGAAATATCAGATGACTAGTTTGGTTCATAATGGGAAAGTTGTTTGTGGCATGCACATGAATAACTTTGATGAAGCTGAAACTCTGCTGCTTGAAGCACTTAACAAG CCAATTGAAACTTGCACATCCAGATCACATCCTCATTAA